The sequence below is a genomic window from Lampris incognitus isolate fLamInc1 chromosome 18, fLamInc1.hap2, whole genome shotgun sequence.
CTTTCTTTACTGCAGGCTTTTGTTGCCTGCACACTCGGCAAAacattcctaaaaaaaaaacgtgttaATTCTTACAAAAATAAGTTTTGTTACAAATATGGCCTTGCAAATGCCATTCGTACCGTGCTTCGTGAGGTAGAGCCAGTGCTTGAACTGTGGAATTTTGAGCCAGTCAGGGTTTCATTTTGATTTGCGACGCCTGGAAACTGAAAATGGTGCATTGGTTGGAATACAGCATTTAAACGGTGGGGTTCCCCTTGCTCTGTCATACCATGTCTCTCTCAGTGAATGGGATGCTTGGAGCTGTGCTGCTTGCTCACCTGCCTCTACCACACTgggacctgctgctgctgcctctcCCTCGTCACTCCCACCACTTGTGCCAGCAGCTTCACTGACCGACCCCTGGAATTGAGAACAAGCTTGAATCTAGTCTCGTTTCTGCATTTCGTCTCACTGTTGACAGCAATTGTAATTTCACATCAAATTGACTGACACATGTAATTATTGAGGCttatgcatttatttattgcCATTTCACTCTAAATGCTAACGTTGGCTAAGTTACCTGTGGTGCCATGCGTCTCTCTTCCTCACGCCTATTCTCTTAAAATATCTTTCAATACTCATATGTGCTGAGTCACTGCCTGAAAAATTAGTAGTCTAACCTTAGCTGAAGTTAGTCTGTGTCTTTCTAACTGCCATAGCCCGAAGAGAAAACAGTAGACCCCCCTTATTCACGGGGGTATGTTCCAAGACCCCCAGCGGATGCCTGAAACCGCCGATAGTACCGAACTCTATGTACACAGTACTAAGTGAGTAACGGGCGGGTAGGgtatagacgggtttcctgtttacaaacgttactgggtgcgtgcgcagccaggggggcAAAACccctttggtagctctcaaaagattatgagatgcataatcttttgagagctaccaaagcggttcaacagtGAACATGGTCAACATTCCAAAGGGGTCACATGGAATGCGGAACATTTCCCGCCcgtccttttggcggtttgtgcagtttattgcacaacaactgcgcgtcatctctgctgtatctgcgctctgtcttggttaaaatctctgcgctgtagctgctttctgccccctagttgcgcacgcatctctgtgatgacgttgcacggaaaccctcctatacgGCGTGGATACGCTGGACAAAGGGATGATTGACGACCCGGGCGGGACGGCGCGAGAGTTCATCGCGCTACTCAGAACGGCGCGCTATTTAAAACGTGTGAGTTGTTTTTCTGGAATTCTGCGTTCCGTACTTCGGGACCGCGGGTAACCGGGACCCGCGGGTAACCGGGACCGCGGGTATAACCCAGCCCGCGGGTAACCCAACCCGCGGGTAACCGGGACCGCGGATCCGCGGGTAACCCAGCCCGCGGGTAACCGGGACCGCGGGTAACCCAGCCCGCGGATCCGCGGATAAGGGGTCACCGGGATCATCGTGGCCAGGACGACGCTGCATGCTGCGcaacgtcacgtcacgtcacgtgtAGTGAACACACTCTTGAGTCTTGTGGCTGCCGGCGCAGCAGAGTCGCCGCTTTCTTTCATAGAACTCGAACCTGTGACCAAAGTCCGAGAGCAGTCGCACAGCGCGGAGAGAAGGAGCCGCTTTACGTGTCCGCCTCTTTAACGACGTCATGCCGGAGAGCGCCACTCGGCGGATCCGCAGAGCGGCGCGACTGTCACTAGCCCCTTCTCGCGATAGCAGAACGGACAGGTACGGGAGGGGTAGCGCGAGGGCAGGTCGTTCACTGGAGGGACTGGATCGCAGATGGCGTCGGTCGGTCTCTCGGGGGAATAAACGCCTAAAAATAAGAGACGCTAAAATGGGGTTGGCGACCGTTAACATGcctgggcggggcggggcggggcggcccGCCCAcgtaaagcgtgtgtgtgtgtgtgtgtgtgtgtgtgtgtgcgcgctgtaTTAATGGAGAGATCCGTGTTATTGTGCTCAGGCTTCCCCACAGCACCTACACGCGCCACAGCGCATTGCTGCGTGCAAGCTTCTGTATGGTCGGTCGTCCATAAcatcctctgcgccccagtgttgTGTGACGTCATTTACAGCAACAGAAACACTGCTTAGTCGAGAGAATaaggatgtgttttttgaaccCTGTTAGGCTGTAGGTGGTCCGGCCACCGACTGACAACATGCAACATCATTTGGTGCCACAAAACAACTCGGTTTCACCGCAACTCCAGAGAGACAGAAATGATCAGGACAAGTGCAGGAGTTTTTCATGTACCATCCATGTTGCATGAGGTCGAAAATTGCCAATTTTTTTCCTTTAAATTATGCTGTTTTTATATTCCACCCTCTAGACCTCCACCAGCTCTTAGTTCCTGAAGAGGAGGTTCCCTCTGTGAAGCAGGAGTGGAATCCCAGTCTGCTCCAGGAGAAGCCCGAGCCCCTACATgttaaagaggaggaggaggagctccaGATTAGTCAAGAGGAAAAGCAGCCTCAAGCAGTGGAGAAGGGGGCTGACATCACCAAGTCTCCATTCACTCCTGTCCCTGTGAAGAGTgacagtgatgaagaggaagctcAGTTCtcacagcttcatcaaagccaaacTGGGGAGGAAGCCAGCAGCTCAACTGAGCAGATGAAGAGAGAAGCTGATGGAGAAGACTGTGGACTGTCAGAACCAGCCAGGAACTTGGGTCCAGCTGCTGATGTACAACCAGTTAGTGATGGACAGTTCTTCTCTTCACACTGCTGTGAGACTGACACTGAAGACGGTGAGGATGAGGGAATGGAGACTAGAGAACATCAGTCAGGCTtagacacaacacaatacaaagtAGAGCGTATTAGTAATAGGAGAGCTGCTGAAGCAAGAAACTTCAAATGCTCAGTTTGTGGGAAATTCTTTAGTCAAAAAGGAAATTTGCAGAGACATATGAGACGCCATTCAGGGGAAAAACCCTTTAGGTGCTCCGTTTGTAGTAAGGAGTTTTCTCAAAGGGTCGctatgcagacacacatgaccaTTCACACAGGAGAGAAACCATTTAGCTGCTCATTTTGTAGTAAAGTATTTTCTCAAGGAGGGAATATGCAGGACCACCTGAGAGTACACACCGGAGAGAAGCCCTTTAGCTGCTCAGTCTGCGGTAAAAGGTTTTCTGTAAGAGGAACTCTGAAGCAACACATGAGAACCCACACGGGAGAGAAACCATTTCGCTGCTCGTGCTGTGGTAGAGAGTTTTCTCAAAGAGGAAATATGCAGGACCACATGAGAGTACACACCGGAGAGAAACCTTTCGCTTGCTCCGTGTGTGGTAAAGGGTTCTCCAAAAAAGCCAATATGCAGACACATGTAAGAACGCATACAGGAGAAAAACCCTTCACTTTGTTCAGTGTGCGGCAAAGAGTTCTCTGAAAGAGGACATTTGCAGAAACACCTGAGAAAACACACCGGAGAAAGACCTTTCAGTTGCTccatctgtggtaaagggttttcccAACGAGGAAATATGCAGGGCCACATGCGAaaacatacaggagagaagccgTTTAGTTGCTCTGCCTGTGGTAAGGGGTTCTCCAAAAAGGTAAATATGCTGACACACATGCGAATGCATACAGGAGAAAAACCTTTCAGTTGCTccatctgtggtaaagggttttctgaaaGAGGTCACATGCGAGAACACACAAAAACCCATACTGGAGAGAAGCCGTTTCAATGCTCtttctgtggtaaagggtttgtTCAACACGGGAATATGCAGGACCACGTGCGAACCCATACGGGAGAGAAGCCCTTTagctgctcagtctgtggtaaagggttttctcaaggaGGAAATATGCAGGACCACATGAGCGTACACACCGGAGAGAAGCCCTTTagctgctcagtctgtggtaaagggttttctcaaggaGGAAATATGCAGGACCACATGAGAGTACACACCGGACAGAAGCCCTTTagctgctcagtctgtggtaaaggcttCACCGCAAAAGGAGTTCTGAAGCAACACATGAGAACCCACACGGGAGAGAAACCATTTCGCTGCTCGTGCTGTGGTGAAGAGTTTTCTCAAGGAGGAAATATGCAGGACCACATGAGAGTACACACCGGACAGAAGCCATTTTGTTGTTCAGTTTTTGGTGAAGAGTTTTCTCAAGGAGGAAATATGCAGGACCACATGAGAATACACACCGGAGAGAGGCCATTTTGTTGTTCagtttgtggtaaagggttttctcaaaagcCAAATATGCAGGACCACATGAGAATACACACCGGAGAGAGGCCATTTTGTTGTTCagtttgtggtaaagggttttctcaaggaGGAAATACGCAGGACCACATGAGAATACACACCGGAGAGAGGCCATTTTGTTGTTCagtttgtggtaaagggttttctcaaggaGGAAATATGCAGGACCACATGAGAATACACACCGGAGAGAGGCCATTTTGTTGTTCagtttgtggtaaagggttttctcaaaagcCAAATATGCAGGACCACATGAGAACCCATACAGAGGAGAAAGCTAGTGGTTGTGATGCTTGGTTGTGGTGAGCAAGTTTGCTGGTGGAGGTTTTGCAGATATGGCAAGCCACTTCTTGGTCTTATCACAAGTGCAGTAATTTGTACTCCTCTTAGACATTAGACACTGATTTTTGAAGTTCACATAGAATCAATTTCCAAGATGCGATCTGTAATGTTCCTCCATTGATCAGTTACATATATCGTCCATGTGTACGATGGGGTCCGGTTCCATAATACTGCCAGCCATCgataccatggttggagacactccgtataccactgttgaaatgttttgatGGGGTAAGACAAATGCTGGTGCGGCGGCAAACATCTACGTGTTGGAAACCACTCCAGCAGGACGAAAGATTGAAATGTGACGCCGATATGGAGACGCCTCTGTCAGACAGATGATCAGTGGAAGTAAAAAGCAATGTGACCatgtagtttgatgtagtttgatGACGTTTAGGCGGTTTGTGTTGGCTCTGGTCCGAGGATTGCATTTGTTACAAGGATGCGGACTATTAACTGCCAAGCTGCGCCACACGAGCCACAGTGTCTGCTACACCTttgaggggaagaggaaggccagagaggaggtttatggaggtggtgagggaggacatgcaggtggctggtgtgacagaggaagatgcagaggacaggaagagatggaaactgatgatcctctgtggcgccccctaacgggagcagccggaagtagtagtagtagcagtaggtgTCATGAGGTTTCTCAGATGCTGCATCAGTTGCCAACATGTCACCACACAACATTAAATGATTCGCTGTTCCCGATTTTCACCGTTGTTCTAGATGCCTCACGTCTTTCAGGACAGGCCATTATCAGGTTGAAATCTTGCAGTCTGGACGGTTTGgagtcaaagcaagagaggcaagattgagatggtttggacatgtgtggaggagagatgttgggtataacTGTAATCGGTTCCAGTAGTTCTGGTTCTGTCTGGCTGCTACATCCAGCCGTGTTGGAACACTGTTCTGCTGTGCTATTGGTTGATTGTCCAAAGAAATCAGCACATTGTCATTACATTTCAGTTTGATCATACAAAATCTTTGAGATGGCACTTTCAACTAACTAGCTGCAAAGAAAATAATCTGGACCCCCTGAGTGAAATGTACAGTAATGGCACCGCTCACGGCTTGCTTTACTAGCTCATTTCATTGAGTCATTAAATAGTACACACATTCTCACGTTCGAATTTGTTTCAGTTACCTCTCGTCACCAGGAGATATTGAGAATGTGCAAATTTACAGATTGCAGGTTTAATTCCTAACTGCATAATTGAATTTCAAATGTTTATTATCCACTTTTACATTAAAGCAATTTTTTCTTTGACTTTATTATGTTTAAATACTATACAAAAGCCGTAGATGAATAATGTTAATTATGCAATAAGCATTGCACTTTTCAGACCAGTCCACCATGGCTGTGTTTGCGTGGATGCCTTGAACGCAGCTCTGGGGCCAGGGCTGAACCAGCTGCTGTAGCAAGCATTCCTTACCAGTGGGATTTTAAGTTGTAATTGTTGAAAAGAGATCTGGAGGAAATGATTTCTGTTTTGTGCATCATTCTATTGACAGCTTTAAGGTGTGGAAAGCTGAGGTTGATCTACACTTGTGGTTTCGCTGGTTTGATGCCAGTTGAGCTTTATCTTTAGTAGTCAGGTGATGAAAGCACGTCCATTTGTGCATTAAATGATATGATGTTCTCAGTGAGAGATGCGCTCACAGCTCGCTGTACGTTTCTTCACGTCAGTAAGACGTTGATGGGCCTCGTTGAGAACATACCCCAACATTGCCTCAACAGGACAAAGCCATCCACTCTCAAGCTCCTGGTCCATGAAGGAGAGCTAATTGGCTTTATCCATTCTGAGTTTTTCCTGCAAGTAGGGATGTGCACAGCCGACTGTTTCCCTCGACGTTTAGCCGCTGTTTTGTAATGGGCTAGCCGACGAGCCTACATTGAGAAAACAGCTAAAACTGAGCACATTTCCATCTATAGGGCCATAAGGAGAAAACATTGTGACTATATAAAGGCTATTCAATTGACCAACTCGTATTTTAAACGCTGCAGAGAAGGGCGGCCTACTTTTCCGGGCATGCGAAGAAATGGTTCTGCAAAATGGTTTCATTTCAGACAAACTGCACGTCAAAACAATTAATTTAATTCAACAATAAACGGGTATTTAGGCTTagcacaaaatgtggaaaagaccATTGTTATAGGCTTACGAATGTCCAACAGACCATTTCCGCTCTCCCAGTTGTGTCGCAGAAAAGACAGGCAGCGCAGACACGGGCTGTGTCAAAGTAAGCAAGTAGCCTACAACACATTTTTATAGATCCGTGAAATATTTATTTCACAAATGGAAATGGTCCTATACGACTGGGTAGTCGTGGATGCACAGCCGTCGGTGGTGATGGCCACATGCTGTGCCTTTCCCAGGTTCTTTGTCCCAGCTGCTGTCATCTGGGTGTGCTCCACTTCCAGCCGAGGAGTTGCCACCTCCTCCCCGGCACCGTGCGTCCCGGCTCCATGAGGTTCAGCACTTGTGGGAAGCCTTGGCCTTCAACAAAGCTGAGCGGCAGCGTGTCTCCTGCTATCCTCTCGGTGATCAGCTGGGGTGTTTTCCCATTGGGGggctggggagggggggtcacagAGGCGAGCAGTAAGCGAGAGAAGGGATTGCTTTGGGCTGCTGGCACTAGTGTTACCTTTAGCAGCACTAGCCGTCTCCCTTTGGAGGTTCACGTCCAGGTGTCTATATTTTAAGTGATTCCTCAAGGCTCCAGCTGAATGATTATACGCCAGTTTCATTCCACACAACCGACATAAAACCTCTCCATCCTTTTCCACGTCAGAGTGCTGCCACGCGCGGCTGGTTTTTCGACTCGACATTTTCTCTAGTTCACGTGACCGTTTATCTTGCAACCATGGTAACAATGCAAGTAGGCTACTTTTTCATAGCCTAGTTTTTAAAAAGCAACGTTTTATTAAGAAGACGTGACAGCAATTTGGGTGCAAATTGTGGAAATGTGGACAGCAAAACGTTGTCTTATATCTTATTATTTTTAAAATAATAGTTTAACCGACTAGTTTTTCTGTTCCGACTAGCAGGGGCAGCTTCGTTTAAACGACTATACGACTAGTCGGCGCACATCCCTACTTGCAAGCATTACTCTTTTAACCGTTGACACATTTTAACACAAGAAAATTGTCCTCAAACAACTGAGCTGAAGTGTTCACTTACATGAAGGTTTAGGGAGGAACAGTCTGTTAAACAAGTCTCATGTCATCCACATACTTAAAGTTAAGCTGTTTGTCATTACGTCCAGTTCCATCTGTACAGATGGAGAACAGCAGCGGACACAGAACAGAGCCTTGAGGCACACCTGTATTTAAAACCAGTTCATttgatcttgaatcttgaaatgaCTTCATCCCATCACAACAGGATGGATGGGGTGGGTTTTGGTCCATCTGATGAGTGAAGCTGTACCAGGAGTTTGGGTTTCACTGTGTTGAATACAGGTGAAAGTCCATGAGTAAGATGTTATCCCATTTCACTCATGGATTTTATGGCGTTATCCCACCTTTCAGTCCTGTGCAAACTGCAGGGGATGTGTGTTCGCATGTATCGTAGAGATGAGGTGTTAATGTGATCTTTAAACCATCTCTATGCATTTACAAAGGAAAACTTAATGCACTAATCTGCCTTAAGTTTTTCagttctcttctttttttgtccCATCTTTGCCAAACTAATAGCAAGCTACACATTGTTAGCAGcatcttctgctcatgtttttttttctttcttgaagcCTTCAAAATAAGTTTCTTGTTTCGATATATAATAATGCTGTACATAAAAAACATGTCTGATAGACGAAGAGTTCGTTTTTATAAACTTCTTGAAAATAACATCACAACCAATGTACAGTGTATACAATTTTCTAACTTGACGTGTGATTGCAAAAAATCAGGGTTTTTTTTCAGTGAGAACAATATCTCTGGTAAATTACAAAATTACAGCTGCTATGAGGAATTCTGTATTGTTGACTTTGCGccccctgtggacaaaagcaCAACTGTTTCACCTTGTCAGGATAAATGGAGACGAGACAAGGTGTAAACAGTACTGCTTTTGTCCAGAATTTTTCAAAGCTGTTCATTG
It includes:
- the LOC130128484 gene encoding gastrula zinc finger protein XlCGF57.1-like, encoding MPESATRRIRRAARLSLAPSRDSRTDRYGRDLHQLLVPEEEVPSVKQEWNPSLLQEKPEPLHVKEEEEELQISQEEKQPQAVEKGADITKSPFTPVPVKSDSDEEEAQFSQLHQSQTGEEASSSTEQMKREADGEDCGLSEPARNLGPAADVQPVSDGQFFSSHCCETDTEDVCGKEFSERGHLQKHLRKHTGERPFSCSICGKGFSQRGNMQGHMRKHTGEKPFSCSACGKGFSKKVNMLTHMRMHTGEKPFSCSICGKGFSERGNMQDHMSVHTGEKPFSCSVCGKGFSQGGNMQDHMRVHTGQKPFSCSVCGKGFTAKGVLKQHMRTHTGEKPFRCSCCGEEFSQGGNMQDHMRVHTGQKPFCCSVFGEEFSQGGNMQDHMRIHTGERPFCCSVCGKGFSQKPNMQDHMRIHTGERPFCCSVCGKGFSQGGNTQDHMRIHTGERPFCCSVCGKGFSQGGNMQDHMRIHTGERPFCCSVCGKGFSQKPNMQDHMRTHTEEKASGCDAWLW